In Bradyrhizobium sp. WD16, the genomic stretch AGGACGTCGGTTTCGGCGTCGGCGGCGACGTCGCCAAGGCGAGGACCGGAGCCGGCGCCGGCGCGACGTCGGCAAACGGAACCAACCAGCGCGCCGCGCTCGCGCAGCAGTTCAATGATCTGATGACGCAGATCACCATGGCTGCGCAAGATGCGCGCTTCCAGGGAGTCAATCTGCTCCATCGCTCGGGCAGCGATCCGAGGGAGAACACGCTGCATCTCACCTTCAACGAGAAAGACACGAGCTTTCTCGACATCAAGGGCGTGAAGTTCGATGCGGTCGGGCTCGGCATCACGCAGGTCACCGGCAGCTTCGCGACCAACGACGAAGTCAAGACCGCGCTGAGCCAGTTGACGAATGCCTCGTCGACCCTGCGCAGCCAGGCGTCGACGTTCGGCTCGAACTTGACCGTGGTGCAGAACCGCCAGGCCCTCACCAAGGGCATCATCAACATTCTCGATGTCGGTGCGAACAATCTAACCATCGCCGACCTGAACGAAGAGACGGCAAACCAGAAAGCGCTCGAGTTGCGCAACTCGCTCGCGATCTCGGCGCTGTCGCTCGCCAACCAGTCGCAACAGGGCGTTCTGCAGCTCCTGCGCTAACGACGGCGGGTCTGGTGCGGGCTCGGCGTCTCACCTTCCGGGTTGAAGCGCCGGTAGTCCCACCAGACCCCCTCCGTCCAGCTGCTCCGGTCGCGGACGGAGTTCATCGACGCGGCGACAAGCGCGTCATCCATCGATTCCGGATGGCGCCGTGAAGCATTCCAACACTGCACAATGGATCAACAATGAGCATCTCCACCGCGTTGCAGACTGCGTTCAGTGGCATGAGGGCGCAATCCTATGCCATGGGCAACATCTCGGGAAACATCTCGAACTCGCAAACGCCGGGTTACAAGTCCGTCGACACGAGCTTCGCCGATTTGATCACGGCGCAGTCGTCCAAACAGGCCGTGGCGGGCAGCGTCGTCGCCGAAGCGCGGTTCACCACCTCGCTCCAGGGCGCGCTTCGGGCCACCGGCATCGCCACGAACATGGCGATCAACGGGCAGGGGTTCTTCACCGTCCGGCAGATGACGGGCGAGGCGAAGTTCTCGGGCGTGCCCCTGTACACTCGCCGTGGCGATTTCACCCTCAACAAGGACGGCTATTTGGTGAATGGCGCCGATGGCTACTTGTTCGGGAGCAATCTGGATCCCGCGACGGGGAGCCTCATGTCCTCCGGTCCGATCAAGATTGCAAACTCGAGCCTGCCGGGGCGGCAAACCACCCGCATCGACTACAGCGCCAACCTGCCGAAGACGCCGGGTACGGCGGCCTCCGCCAGTGGCGATCGGACGCCTTATGGGCTGGCAAGCGCGGTTGTGACAGATCCGGCGCTGGCTGCTCCGGACGTCGGCAAGAAGGTCCCGGCCGGGCAAGCGCCATCATTCCTCGATAAATCCATCATGGGGCCGACCCTGACGCTCTATGGAGCGGGAGGAGCACCGGTCTCATTTTCGACGCGATGGGCAAAGGTGCAGGACGCAGCGCCTTCGGCGACGCCGCCAAAGAACGCGATCTGGAATCTGTTCTATGCGTCGAGTGCGGCGGCAGCTAAATCCAGCGACTGGATCAATGTCGGATCCGCCTTCTCCTTCGATTCCTCCGGCAAGTTGGTTCCTCCTGCCAGTGCGACCGTGTCCGCCGATGGCCGCGTCTCGCTGAAGATACCGCAGGTCGTCGTCGATGGTTCGTCTGTCGGGGACATCACCATGAATCTCGCCGCGGGGGGGCTGACGCAATACGCAACCTCCGCGACTGCCGTGACGACCAATACCCTCACGCAGGATGGTTCGGCCGCCGGGACTCTGAAGAGCCTTTCCGTCACCGCCGAAGGGACGGTCGTCGGCACCTTCTCGAACGACATGACGGCCCCGCTCGCGACCGTCGCCATCGCCAGTTTCGCCAATCCCAACGGTCTCAGAGCGGCCTCCGGCGGCAGTTACGAGCAGACCCGGGAATCCGGTCCGCCGATCGACGGCCTGAATGCGGCGACGCTCGTCGGCGGCAACGTCGAAGCCTCCAACAGCGACGTGGCGGGCGAATTCTCGAAATTGATCGCGACGCAGCAGGCGTACTCCGCAAACGTGAAGGTCATGACCAGCGCTCAGCAGATGATGTCGGATCTGCTCAACGCAATCCGCTGATCTGGTTGAGGAGCACGCGACCCGGAGGACGTATCATGCTGACGAGTGCCTTCAATACCGCGGCGGCCGGTCTACAGGCGACACAAATCGCCATCGGGATCGTTTCGCAGAACGTCGCGAATGCCGGGGCAGCCGGCTATGTGAAGCGTGCCGTCACAATGCTCCCGCCGGGTCCCGGCAACTCGGGAGTGGCCGTCGGGACCATTGAACGCGTATTCGAGGATGCCGCACTCAAGCAATTGCGCCTGGAGACCTCCCGCGCCTCCTTCGCTTCGACCAAGGCGGACATCCTGTCGCAAGTCGACAAGCTCTACGGCAAGCCTGGCGACCCGACGGCTCTCGACGGTCGCCTCAATGCCTTTACGCAGGCGCTTCAGGGGCTTGCTTCCAATCCCGGATCGGTCGCCGTCCGAAGCACGGTGTTGAATGCCGCCTCAAGCCTGACCGAGCGGATCCGCGCGCTCGCGACCAACGTGCAGGATCTGCGCACCGGCCTCGAGAGCCGTCTCGGCAAAGAAGTCGCGGCCGCAAACGACCTGCTGCAGTCGATCGCGAGCCTGAACGTCAAAGCGGCCGCCACCTCCGACGACGCGGCGCGTGCTGGGTTCCTCGATCAGCGCGATCACCAGATTACGCAGCTTTCGTCCTATCTCGAGGTGAGACGGATGGCGCAGCGCGACGGCACGGTGACCCTGACGACGACCTCGGGCATGGTGCTGGTCGATCGGGGGGCGGCAACCGCGTTGGCTTTCGACGGCCGTGGCGTTCTGGGCCCGGCGTCGAGCCTTTCTCCGGACGCGTCGAAACGCGGTGTCGGCACGGTCAGCGCGACAACACCGGGTGGAAGTACGATCGATCTGAGCCCACGCGATGGCCTTGGGTCGGGATCGATTGCAGCCGCCCTCGAATTGCGCGACATCGTTCTGCCGAAAGCGCAGCGAAGGCTCGACGATCTTGCGTTCGCGGTGGCCCAGTCGCTCACCGACAAGAGCGCCGTTGGTGTTCAGAACGGGGGCGGCTTCGAGCTGAGACTGAATGAACTCGCCACAATCAAACCCGGAAACACGATCACGGTCTCCGTAGGCTCCGGGGCATCGGCTCGCAGCGTGATTCTGGTGGCATCGAGCTTCGCTTCGCGAGAGCTGGACGCAAGCCAGACCGTCGATTCCAATGCGCAGGCCCGGACATTCAAGATTCCGGCGGCACCGGCAACGGCGCTCGACTACGCTAACGCGATTTCGGCCGCGCTCGCCGCCGCTTCACCGGGTTTGACGGCAACGAGCACCGCCGCCGGTGTGACCGTCGCCGGCACCGCAGTTCAGAGCGTCGTCGCCACGTTTACCGTGCCGAATTCGGTCAGAGATGTCTCCGGCGCATATCCGCAAATACCGCTATTCGTGGATGGCGGCGACAACACCCTGATTACGGGCTCGTTCGACGGAGCGCCCCAGCGTATCGGCCTGGCCCAGCGCCTATCGGTCAACGCAGTCCTGATTCGAGACGCCTCGCCGATTGCCGCGGCCGGCGCGGGAACTGCCGCATCCGGCCCGTCGCGCGCGAACTTCCTCTATGACGCACTGACGAGCAGAAAGCAGACGTTTTCGTCGGCTAGCGGCATCGGCGATGGCGAGACCTCGCACAGCGCGACCGTCGTTTCGTTCACCCGGACCGTGATCGCGGCCGAAGGAGATGCGGCGGCGACGGCAAGGACAATGGATGAGCAGCAGCGTGTTGCCCTGACCACGGCACAGACGTGGTTCGCGAAGGGCGCAAGCGTGAATGTGGACGAGGAGATGTCACGCCTCATCGCTCTGCAGACCGCGTACGCTGCCAATGCCCGCGTGCTGACGGTCGCGCGGGAAATGCTCGACATCCTGCTCCGGGCGTGAGGTCGGCATGAGCTCCATTCCAGCCTTCTCGACGGCCGGCTATCCGTTCAGTCGCAACGTCTCTGACCTTCTGGCACTCGGGAGCCAGTTCAAAGCGCTATCGACTCAGGTAAGCACCGGACGCGTCGCGGACACATACGGCGAACTCGGCATTCGTCGATCTGATAGTCTCAGCGCACGTGCAAGTCTCAGCGCGTTGAGCGGCTACGATGCTGCTATTGCAAGTGCTCGACCGCGGGTGGAATTGACCTCGGTCAGCCTGACGCAGATCTCGAAATCGGCTGCGACGCTTCGCAGCGGCCTCACAAACAGCTCCACCGACCGCCTCACCAATGTCGGGCTCGCCCGGGCCGGCCTCGACAGGGCGCTTGATGCCTTGAATCAGCAATTCGGCGGCCAGTATCTGTTCGGCGGTCGGAAGAGCGATACTCCGCCAGTCGTATCGGCGGATGTCCTTTTTGGCGGCGATGCGACCGATTCGGCAAAGCCGCTGGCGGGTCTCAGGACTATGGTGGCGGAGCAGGTCAAGGCGGACCAAGGCACCGGCACCGGTCGCTTGACAATATCGTCCCCCACATCGACCAGCATCCTGGTGCGGGAGGACGCCGACGCCGGTACCAGGGCGAACTTTGGATTCAGGCTGGCGGCCGCGCCTGTGGCATCGAGCGCCTTCGCCACGATCCGCTATACTCCCGGCATTCTGGAAGCCGCAATCCCCCGCTTCGCCCAGGCTCCGACCTCGGATGATCACTTCCGGGTCGTCGTCAACAAAGCGGGCGGCGGCCAGCAAATCTACGATCTGAGCGGCGCGGACCTCGCCGACATAAGCTCCGCAGCGGCCGCCGCTTCGTCCCTGCAGGCACTTGTCGGCGACGGGAAGATCGCGACCGTGCAGAGCGGCGCGCCGCCTGGCCTGACGGCATCGTTCGCAAACCTTAACGCGCCGGGCTCCTTCACGGTCGATGTCGCCTCGCAACCGGCCCGTGGGGATCGGCTGTCAATCAAGCTTGTCATGCACGATGGCACGACGACGACGCTGAATCTCCAGGCGCAATCGAGTGCGGATCCGGATTCGACCACAGACTTCGCGATCGGTGCAACGCCGGCGGCGACGGCCCGGAATCTCTCGGCGACGCTCGAGCGTGCCCTGAAGCACGCGTCCGAGACCACGCTTGCAGCCAGTTCGACGATACGCGCCACGCAGGATCTTTTTGCCGGGTCGGCGACGCCGGGTCTCGCACCGCGACGAATCGACTTCTCTGGCTCAACGCCGACGTATGTTCAGACGCCCTCCCCATCGACGGTGATCTGGTACAGGGGAGAAGCATCAACCACCGATCCTCGTTCATCCGTCGTGGTCCGAGCCGGCGCGACAAGAACGGTCGCAATTGGGGCGCGGGCTAACGAGGAGCCGATTCGAGCCGCGTTGTCCGGTTTTGCGGCTCTCGCGGTTAGCGATAGGTCCGCGCCGACAACGACCTCGGAAGAGCGCTGGAAGGCGCTTGCAGCGCGGTTGAGCGCACTCCTTCCGCCAAAAGACGCGATCGAGGCGGTGTCCAACGAATTTGAGCTTGCCTCGAGCGCGCTCTCGGAGGCGCAAGCGCAGGACAGGTCCGCACGAGCAATCCTTCAGTCGCATCTGGACCGTCTGGAGAATGCGCCGATGGAGGAGCTCATGGTCAAGCTCGTCGAGGTCCAGAATAGATTACAGGCAAGTTACCAGGTGACTTCGATGCTCTCTAAATTGTCCCTGGTGAACTATCTCCGGTAGTTTGCATGTTGTCGCCAGACCACAAGTCGCAGAGAACGAAAAAACCTCCGTTGAGTTATCGAGGAGTGCCGTCTTGTAATTCGACGGTAATGCGTCGGCGAAAACATAGCCACGGTTGGGGACGTGGCTGAACGGTCTATGACGCTCAAATTGATAGACCCGAAATTCTCGCAAATTGAGGATAATCGGGTGAGGCTGCAGGCATGGCAGGAGCTGACA encodes the following:
- a CDS encoding flagellar hook protein FlgE, with product MSISTALQTAFSGMRAQSYAMGNISGNISNSQTPGYKSVDTSFADLITAQSSKQAVAGSVVAEARFTTSLQGALRATGIATNMAINGQGFFTVRQMTGEAKFSGVPLYTRRGDFTLNKDGYLVNGADGYLFGSNLDPATGSLMSSGPIKIANSSLPGRQTTRIDYSANLPKTPGTAASASGDRTPYGLASAVVTDPALAAPDVGKKVPAGQAPSFLDKSIMGPTLTLYGAGGAPVSFSTRWAKVQDAAPSATPPKNAIWNLFYASSAAAAKSSDWINVGSAFSFDSSGKLVPPASATVSADGRVSLKIPQVVVDGSSVGDITMNLAAGGLTQYATSATAVTTNTLTQDGSAAGTLKSLSVTAEGTVVGTFSNDMTAPLATVAIASFANPNGLRAASGGSYEQTRESGPPIDGLNAATLVGGNVEASNSDVAGEFSKLIATQQAYSANVKVMTSAQQMMSDLLNAIR
- the flgK gene encoding flagellar hook-associated protein FlgK; translation: MLTSAFNTAAAGLQATQIAIGIVSQNVANAGAAGYVKRAVTMLPPGPGNSGVAVGTIERVFEDAALKQLRLETSRASFASTKADILSQVDKLYGKPGDPTALDGRLNAFTQALQGLASNPGSVAVRSTVLNAASSLTERIRALATNVQDLRTGLESRLGKEVAAANDLLQSIASLNVKAAATSDDAARAGFLDQRDHQITQLSSYLEVRRMAQRDGTVTLTTTSGMVLVDRGAATALAFDGRGVLGPASSLSPDASKRGVGTVSATTPGGSTIDLSPRDGLGSGSIAAALELRDIVLPKAQRRLDDLAFAVAQSLTDKSAVGVQNGGGFELRLNELATIKPGNTITVSVGSGASARSVILVASSFASRELDASQTVDSNAQARTFKIPAAPATALDYANAISAALAAASPGLTATSTAAGVTVAGTAVQSVVATFTVPNSVRDVSGAYPQIPLFVDGGDNTLITGSFDGAPQRIGLAQRLSVNAVLIRDASPIAAAGAGTAASGPSRANFLYDALTSRKQTFSSASGIGDGETSHSATVVSFTRTVIAAEGDAAATARTMDEQQRVALTTAQTWFAKGASVNVDEEMSRLIALQTAYAANARVLTVAREMLDILLRA